A single Bacillota bacterium DNA region contains:
- a CDS encoding threonine--tRNA ligase: MKTNENSGIESLRRTYAFVLAAAVSEIYSDVKLGGGGLTENGFYYDFKLPAQISLTDLPAIEEKMKELIANTAIKLSTESPEKIKSLFQDQPYKLELLNDGCAIYSLGAFRDLCEYPLSMQSLDTNSFKLSGLSGAYWKGDADGDMLTRISGAAFENEAKLKEFTLLEEDIARRDHRNLGAQLDLFSSTPEIGQGLVLWHPKGAMVRYLLEKFSQQAHIMNGYDWVYTPHIGRAELWKTSGHLGFYKDSMYSPIMIDGEEYYLKPMNCPFHIAIYQSSMKSYR; encoded by the coding sequence ATGAAAACAAACGAAAACAGCGGCATCGAATCTCTTCGCAGGACTTATGCATTTGTGTTGGCGGCAGCGGTGTCTGAAATCTATTCTGATGTAAAGCTTGGCGGCGGAGGTTTAACGGAAAACGGGTTTTATTATGACTTCAAATTGCCGGCTCAGATCTCGCTTACAGATCTGCCGGCGATAGAAGAAAAGATGAAAGAGCTCATTGCAAACACGGCAATCAAGTTATCGACTGAAAGCCCTGAAAAGATAAAATCGCTTTTTCAGGATCAGCCGTACAAACTTGAGCTGTTGAATGACGGATGCGCCATTTATTCGCTGGGCGCATTTCGTGATTTATGCGAATATCCGCTGTCTATGCAAAGTCTTGACACAAATTCATTCAAGCTGTCGGGACTTTCAGGCGCCTATTGGAAAGGCGACGCTGACGGCGATATGCTGACTAGAATAAGCGGAGCGGCTTTTGAAAACGAAGCTAAGCTTAAAGAATTTACCTTGCTCGAAGAAGATATCGCAAGGCGAGATCACCGGAATCTCGGAGCCCAGCTCGACCTGTTCAGCTCGACGCCGGAAATAGGGCAGGGGCTGGTGCTGTGGCATCCGAAGGGTGCTATGGTGCGATATCTGCTTGAAAAATTCAGCCAGCAGGCTCATATCATGAACGGCTATGACTGGGTGTATACCCCACATATCGGGCGCGCGGAACTGTGGAAGACCTCGGGGCATCTGGGCTTCTATAAAGACAGCATGTACAGCCCGATCATGATCGACGGGGAGGAATATTATCTAAAGCCCATGAACTGCCCGTTCCATATTGCCATTTACCAGTCGTCAATGAAATCCTACAGG